In Terriglobus aquaticus, the genomic window CGGGAGTGCCGTCCGTGCGTCCAACAGGCTGGTCCCCTTGGTAGTCTTGAGAGTGGTGAGGTTTTCCGTGAAGTTAGGCTTGGCAGCGGTGTTGGTGGCGGGAATGGTTGCAGGACAGGGTGCGCATGCACAGGCGTTGCCGGACGGGCCCGCGCCGCAGGCCGCCGGGGCTGCGAATCAGGCCGTGCCGGATAGCCCGACGCCCCAGACGCTGCCGGACGCCCGCTCCGTTGCGCCCGGCAAGGGCAGCAGCGCCAGCACAGACGTGGCTGTGGGCCCGGCCGGCGATGCGGACCCGAACGCGCCAGCGGCGACGCTACAGAACTCGCCGGCCAGCAGCGCCCTGCAGCAGAACGATCCGCAGGCCAACGTTGCGCCCGACGTGCAGCCGACCCTGGGCGCGGGTGGGCGCGTCGAAGATATCCCACTGATTCGCGCGCGTACAAACTTCGTGGAAATCCCGTTCACGGTGAAGGACAAGCACGGCAGCCTGGTTCCGGGCCTGACCTGGCGCGACGTGCAGGTATATGAAAACGGCGTGCGCAAGCACATCAGCCTGTTCAGCTCCGATCCGTACCCGCTGAGCGTGGCGTTTGTGATCGACCAGAGCCTGCCGTTTGAAGTGATGAAGCAGGTGAACTACAGCCTGGGCGCGGTGCAGGGTGCATTTTCGGCGTATGACGAAGTGGCCGTGTTTACCTATGCGAATGGCGTGAGCCGCCGCACGGAGTTCACCGGCGCGCAGAGCCCGCGGCTCGCCGCGGTGTTGGAGCAGAGCAAGTCCTCAGGCCGCGAGATGAACTACGTGACGGACGGTCCCCTGTCGCAGAACGTATCGATCAACAACGGTGCGCAGGCCAATCTGAATCCGCTTGGGAATGCAACGCATGGATCTCGTCCCACCGGCATCGAAAACAACCCGGTCAGGGAAGCGCACCCGCTGTACGATGCGGTGTTCGCTGCGGCGCAGGAATTGGCGAAGACCGATCCCAGGAAGAAGCGGCGCATCCTGTACGTGGTGAGCGACGGGCGGGAATCTGGATCGAAGATCCGCGAGAAGGAGCTGGTCCGGTACCTGCAGGGCCACCAGATTGCGGTGTACGGCACCGTGGTCGGCGATTCGGCTACGCCGTATGTCGGATTCCTGGATAAGTACCACATTCCGTTCACGCATCTGCGGGACAATGCCCTGCCCCGGCTGGCGGCGCTGACCGGCGGCGAGTCGATCTCGGAATTCCGCGTGAAGGGCATCGAACAGAGCTTTGCGCGCATTGGCGATGACGTTCGCCTGTCGTACACCATCGGCTATTACAGCAATGAGAACCTGGCGGACGGGAAGTATCGCAGCGTAGAAGTGCGCGTGCTGAAGCCGGACCTGGATGTGATCGCGAAGAAGGGCTATTACCCGACACCCTCGGCCCTGACGCCGACGTCTAACTCGACCAAGGTGACGATGGGTTCGCCAACTCCCGCGGCGACCCCACAGTAGAGCCGATTCATCGGAGCTTGACCCGGGCGGCATGCGTCGCCCGGTACTCTGAATCATCCAAACAAACATGACTGCTCTGTTCGCCAGCACGCTTGTGGGCGGCAACGCCCTGCCGGGCCTGCTGGCGGCGGCGCTGTGGGGCGGCGGAGACTTTGCCGGCAGCTATGCGGTGAAGCTGGGTGGCGGCACCGTGCGCGCCTCGTTGCGCGTGGTCGTGATCGGTCACCTGCTGAGCCTGCTGGCGCTGGTAGCGACGGGCTTGGCGCTGCACGTTCCGCTGCATGACCCACGAGTGCTGGTTTGGGCCCTGGTGGGCGGCGTGGTGAGCGGAACGGCGCTGATGGCGTTCTACCTGGCGCTGGCCAACGGGCACATGGGGGCGGGCGCGGCAGTGAGCGGCCTGCTGTGTGCCGCGATTCCGGCCGTCGTCTCTGCCCTGCAGGAGGGTGCGCCCGGTTGGAAACGGCTGGTCGGGTTCGGCCTGGCTGCCGCAGCTATCTGGCTGGTGGCCAGCGCCAGCAACCCGGAACACACGGATGAGGATCGAGCGACCGCGCGCAAGTCGATGCTGCTGAGTGTGCTAGGGGGCCTGGGCTTCGGGGTCTATTTTACGGCGTTGAAGTTCAGCAGCGGGGCGGGAGTGGTTTGGTCCACCGCTGCGGCCCGCGTGGGCAGTTGGGGCGTTTCTGCGTTGCTGCTGGCAGGTACCTTGCTGTTCGCGCGCCGGCGCAACGATGACATCGAGCCGCCTTCGCACATCTCGGCGCGGAACTTCTGGTGGATTCTGGGAGGCTCGCTGCTGGATCTTGGCGGCAATCTGGCGTTTGTCACGGCGACGCGCATGGGGCGGCTGGACGTGGCGGCGGTGCTGGCGTCCCTGTATCCCGCCGGTACGATCCTGCTGGCTGCGGGGCTGCTGCATGAAAAGACCAACACGCGGCAGAGAATGGGCATGGTGCTTGCCTTGCCTGCCGTGGTGCTGGTCACGCTGTAGCGCCAGGGCTACTTGTACTTGTTCACGATCTCCAGCTTCTTCACGTCGATCGTGGGCTTGGGATACGTCAGCTTCATCGATTCGAGCTTGTCTGCGATCACGGCCGAGATGGCCACATTGCGGTGCCACTTGTGGTCGGCGGGGATGACGTACCAAGGTGCATCCGCCGTGCTGGTGGCTTCGAAGATATCGTCGTAGGCTTTCTGGTAATCGCCCCACAGCTTCCGCTCGGCGAAGTCGCCTGCGGAGAGCTTCCAGTGTTTGTCCGGATCGTCGATACGGGCCTGCAGGCGCTTGCCCTGCTCCTCGAACGAGATGTGCAGGAAGAACTTGAGGATGTGGATGTCGTTCTGGAGGAGCATGGCCTCGAAGTCCGCGATCTCCCGAAAGCGATGTTTCGCCGTCTTGCCGTCGATGATGCCGTGAACGCGCGGCGCCAGCACATCTTCGTAGTGCGAGCGGTTGAAGATGCCGATGATGCCCCGGGCGGGCACGGCTGCATGCACGCGCCACAGAAAGTCGTGTTTTGCCTCAGTGGCGGTTGGAACTTTGAAAGAAGTTACGTTGCATCCCTGCGGATTGACGCCGTCGAAGATGGAGCGAATCGTTCCGTCCTTGCCGCTGGTGTCCATTCCCTGCAGAACAATCAGGAGAGCCTTTTGAGCGCCGGCGTAGAGCACTTCCTGCTGCTTGTCGAGCACGTCGCGATGCTTCTTCAGGGCTTCCTTGGCCTCGTCCGCGTCGGCAAAGTCGCCAGTGGCGTCGGTCGGAATCTTCTTGAGACGGAGCGGCTTGTCCGGGTCGATGCGAACTGCGGTTGCGTCCTTCACGCTATCCCTCACTTCCCTTACCTACGGTGCGATGTAAGGCAGCGACAGGAAGATGGCCACGGACATGGGAGGCTGACCGCTTCGGCGAATCCGCACATGCGAAAGGGCAGCCGAAGCTGCCCTGAGATTGCGAAAAGCCCGTGTTTACTTGGCCGTGTCCTTGGGATCGGGCGTGATGAGATGGGCGTCGTTCTTGGGTTCGTCGGTGACGCCCTTCATGCCTTCCTTGAAGCCGCGCAGGCCTTCGCCCAAACCTTTGCCCAGCTCGGGCAGCTTGCGGCCGCCGAACAGCACAAGCAGCACAACGCCGATGATCAGCAGGTGGGTTGGTTGAAATAGATCGCCCATGGGACACAGCCTCCGCGCGGGCAACCAAGGCTACCCGGACAATCGGTATTGTCGCACACTCGCGGTGCGTCCGGCTGGTGCGGGACGGCTCGCCTTTCCTCCTGGAGCGAGTCCGAACGGTATGATGAAACCTGGCGCGGCTTGTGCCCCTTGCCGGTTGTGCGATAGCGCGTCCGGATCAGGAGCAGAACGCCCGGCGCTGGTACTGTAGCCCGCGGAGGCGCCGCCGGGCCACTGTTTTGGAGGACCATGTCTAATTTCTTCTCCCGCGCTATGCTGGCCGGGCTTGTGGGTTCGGCCGCAATGGCGGGAACGGCGTTCGCCCAGGTATTCAAGCCGGCGGAGCCGGTCACCTACACGCAGAAGTACGAGGTCTTTGGTGGCCTGAACTTCTTGAACGGCCAGGCCGGTCAGAACCTGCCCAAGCGCTACAACCTAGGCGGTGGCGACGTGATGTTCACCGACTGGTTGACACCGCGTTTCGGCGTTGCGGGCGACGTGCGCTATGACGCTGGCACCACGCCGGTGTTCCCTTCCGGACAGGCGACCAGCCCGCCGGTGCAGACCCGGCCATTGGTCAGCCAGTTCATCTACATGGGCGGTGTGCAGTACCACTGGTTCGGCAACCACTTCGCCGGTGTGAACCTGCATGGCCTCGCTGGCGCGTCGAGCGGCCAGTTCGACCACAGCAACCCAGGTCTGCCCAAGCAGACGTTCACCGACGCGACGGGCTTGTATGCGAACCACACGGCATTCAACGGTGTGGTGGGTGGAAGCATCGACTTCAACCGGTCGGCACGCTGGGCGGTTCGCCTGCAGCCCGACCTGGTGTTTGAGAAGTTCGGAACCGAGCTGCGAGAATTTGTCTCGTTCTCTGGCGGTGTGGTGTATCGGTTCGGGGATCGCTAGATTTCGCAGAATCAGAAAGGGCCGGAGCAGATGCTCCGGCCCTTTCCATTGTTAGCGGATTACATGGTCTGCAGGAACTCCTGCGAGACCGGGTTTTCGTAGAGCGAGCCGTCGCGCGTGACGACAGTCAAGCCGCTTGGCGTGACGAAGTAGCGCTTGCGGTCTTCGTTTGCGTCGTAGCCGATCACCGTGCCGTCCGGGATGTGTACGT contains:
- a CDS encoding polyphosphate kinase 2 family protein encodes the protein MKDATAVRIDPDKPLRLKKIPTDATGDFADADEAKEALKKHRDVLDKQQEVLYAGAQKALLIVLQGMDTSGKDGTIRSIFDGVNPQGCNVTSFKVPTATEAKHDFLWRVHAAVPARGIIGIFNRSHYEDVLAPRVHGIIDGKTAKHRFREIADFEAMLLQNDIHILKFFLHISFEEQGKRLQARIDDPDKHWKLSAGDFAERKLWGDYQKAYDDIFEATSTADAPWYVIPADHKWHRNVAISAVIADKLESMKLTYPKPTIDVKKLEIVNKYK
- a CDS encoding VWA domain-containing protein, with translation MLVAGMVAGQGAHAQALPDGPAPQAAGAANQAVPDSPTPQTLPDARSVAPGKGSSASTDVAVGPAGDADPNAPAATLQNSPASSALQQNDPQANVAPDVQPTLGAGGRVEDIPLIRARTNFVEIPFTVKDKHGSLVPGLTWRDVQVYENGVRKHISLFSSDPYPLSVAFVIDQSLPFEVMKQVNYSLGAVQGAFSAYDEVAVFTYANGVSRRTEFTGAQSPRLAAVLEQSKSSGREMNYVTDGPLSQNVSINNGAQANLNPLGNATHGSRPTGIENNPVREAHPLYDAVFAAAQELAKTDPRKKRRILYVVSDGRESGSKIREKELVRYLQGHQIAVYGTVVGDSATPYVGFLDKYHIPFTHLRDNALPRLAALTGGESISEFRVKGIEQSFARIGDDVRLSYTIGYYSNENLADGKYRSVEVRVLKPDLDVIAKKGYYPTPSALTPTSNSTKVTMGSPTPAATPQ
- a CDS encoding EamA family transporter; protein product: MTALFASTLVGGNALPGLLAAALWGGGDFAGSYAVKLGGGTVRASLRVVVIGHLLSLLALVATGLALHVPLHDPRVLVWALVGGVVSGTALMAFYLALANGHMGAGAAVSGLLCAAIPAVVSALQEGAPGWKRLVGFGLAAAAIWLVASASNPEHTDEDRATARKSMLLSVLGGLGFGVYFTALKFSSGAGVVWSTAAARVGSWGVSALLLAGTLLFARRRNDDIEPPSHISARNFWWILGGSLLDLGGNLAFVTATRMGRLDVAAVLASLYPAGTILLAAGLLHEKTNTRQRMGMVLALPAVVLVTL
- a CDS encoding Sec-independent protein translocase subunit TatA/TatB, yielding MGDLFQPTHLLIIGVVLLVLFGGRKLPELGKGLGEGLRGFKEGMKGVTDEPKNDAHLITPDPKDTAK